The Miscanthus floridulus cultivar M001 unplaced genomic scaffold, ASM1932011v1 fs_434_2_3, whole genome shotgun sequence genome has a window encoding:
- the LOC136531775 gene encoding uncharacterized protein — protein MSKCASTHASIGLKLLLQQLVGVVGMNEQTAIDGSNNTTTTTSGRDQDEKNTDKSTNETGGQVDKSEEEASTDDKSTGVQADNTVQEEASTTDDNNAGGQANNSTKETPTESKETVGGDDGTAKNQRSFDDTNGSLDGALPVKEDGNVAEKSSGWWWASSAGATRA, from the coding sequence ATGAGCAAGTGTGCAAGCACGCATGCATCGATCGGCCTAAAGCTGTTGTTGCAGCAGTTGGTCGGCGTGGTTGGAATGAATGAGCAGACGGCCATCGATGGCAGCaacaacaccaccaccaccacaagcgGACGGGATCAAGACGAGAAGAACACCGACAAGAGCACGAACGAAACCGGCGGCCAGGTTGACAAGAGCGAAGAGGAGGCGTCCACTGACGACAAGAGCACCGGCGTTCAGGCTGACAACACTGTCCAGGAGGAGGCATCCACCACTGACGATAACAACGCCGGCGGCCAGGCTAACAACAGCACCAAGGAGACACCGACAGAGTCGAAGGAGACCGTTGGCGGCGACGACGGCACGGCCAAGAACCAGAGGAGCTTCGACGACACGAATGGTAGTTTGGACGGCGCACTGCCCGTGAAAGAAGACGGGAATGTCGCTGAGAAGAGCTCCGGGTGGTGGTGGGCGTCGTCGGCCGGCGCCACGCGCGCGTGA
- the LOC136531774 gene encoding RNA polymerase sigma factor sigA-like yields MLTTLHSYIEDQNVANDPWHGFEERYLKEEVNNLINSTLNERERNIIRLYHGIGKQCHTWEDISRQFGLSRERVRQVGLIAMEKLKHAARRKHLDALLEEY; encoded by the exons ATGCTAACAACACTCCATAGT TATATAGAGGATCAAAACGTCGCAAATGATCCATGGCATGGATTTGAGgaaaggtatctcaag GAGGAAGTCAATAATCTTATAAATTCAACTCTCAACGAGCGGGAGAGGAATATTATTCGATTATATCATGGCATAGGAAAACAGTGCCATACATGGGAGGACATCAGCAGACA ATTTGGGTTGTCGAGGGAGCGTGTGAGGCAAGTAGGACTCATTGCGATGGAGAAGCTGAAGCATGCTGCAAGGAGGAAACATTTGGATGCATTGCTTGAGGAATATTGA